One Synechococcus sp. Nb3U1 genomic window, AGCTCCTACCACGCTTCCGAAATGGGGCAGGACTAATTCACCCGCCAAGGCTAGGCCATGCCCATTTCGTTGCTAGCAGAAAAGCGCTCCATGAAGCGCAGGAAGCGCTCCCACTCTGCCTCGTTGCTCATTTCATAGGTTACTTCTAGGGCCTTAAATTCTCCATTCAAGAACTTGGCTTTGATGTCGCGGGTGGTCAGTTCCCCTTCCTCATCGATCATCGTCATGCCGAGAATATTTTGGGTATCGGAGTTCACATCCTCAAAGCGGAAAATAGCGGCTCCCCGGCTACTCGTCTTGGATTTCAGTACCCGCACATTGGTGGGCACCTCTTGGATTCCGGGGGAGAACTCGATACTGGCCATGATGTCCTAAAAAACAGGTTATTCGGGCTATTATACTTCGGTGCTCTCCCCTCCCGGTTGCAGAAGTTCCTGGAACTTCTGGGTTGTCAATTGCTCTAGATATAGACTGGCCCGCCGCAGTACTTCTGCCCCATCCGGGATCCGCTTCTGCTCCGCAAGGCCCAGAGAGCCATCACAGATAACGCCAATATGAGTTGGGATAGGGTAAGTTGCCAACCCAGCTCGCGCAGCTGAGGTCGCCTGTCCACACAGAATCAAAAGAGGTTTTTGGGCCAAAACCGCCTGTTCTAGCACGCCCCACACCACTTTCCCCATGGAGCTTTGTTCGTCCAGGCGGCCTTCTCCGGTCACGATCAGGTCGCAGTGCTGAATATGCTCCTGCAGGGAGGATTGCTGCAACAGCAAGCGGATTCCAGACTCTAGGGTGGCCCCTAGAAAGGCAACCAACCCCGCCCCCGCTCCCCCTGCCGCTGCCGCTCCAGGGATCCGATCCACAGTTCGGCCCAAATCGCGTTCCACTCGGGTGGCCCAATGCCCCAGGGCTTGATCCAACTGTTGCACCTGTAGGGGTGTCGCCCCTTTTTGCGGCCCAAATACTACAGCTGCTCCCAACGGCCCAGTGAGAGGATTCTGAACATCACACAGACCACGGATACGTTTTCCTTGCCAAATTCGGTGTGCGGGTGGCTCAATGTGCTCCAAGCGGGTCAGTTCTCCCCCACCTAGGCCAATCAGCTCCCCGGCTGCATCCAGCAATCGGTACCCTAGAGCCTGTGCCATCCCTGCTCCGCCGTCCACTGTGGCGGAGCCTCCGAGCCCCACCCAAATCTCTGGGATCGGTTCCTGGCAGACAGCCCGCAACAGCTCCCCCAACCCATAGGTGGTGGTCCGGGTGGGATCCCGCTTTTCCGGAGGAACCAACGTCAGGCCTGCCACTTGGGCCAGTTCCAACAGAGCCAGCTGACCGGAGGCCAGCACCCCATACTCTACCCAGACCGGATCCCCTAGTGGACCAGTCACCCATAAGCCTTTTTTTTCTCCCCCCAACGCCATCAGCAACGCTTCTAGGGTGCCCTCCCCCCCATCCGCCAACGGGATCTGCTCCACTTCAGCAGCCGGCAAGACCTGGCGGATCCCTCTGGAAATGCTCTCCGCGGCCGCTGTTGCCGTTAGGGATCCCTTGAAACTATCCGGACAGACCAAAATCCGCTGAGGTACGGTGCCCAATCCGGATCCCATTACCTTTCACCCCAAGACCCAAGTTTCGATCGCCTCCGGGTGAGAGGGCAAAGCCGCCGTTAGCACCTCACAGCCGGTTGGGGTAATCAGCACATCATCTTCAAGGCGAATGCCGCGCACATCGGCAAACTGAGCCAACCGTTCCCAATTCACACAATCGTCGTAGCGTTGTCGCCGCACGGGATCCTCCAGAAGGGCTGGCACTTGATAGAACCCTGGCTCGATCGTCACCACCATACCCGCTTGCAAAGGCCGATCCAGCCGTAGGTAGCCTAACCCAAAGCGCTCACTCCGTTGCCGCCCTGGCGCATACCCGGCCCGATCCCCGAGATCCTCCATGTCGTGCACATCTAGCCCCAGCAAATGTCCTACCCCGTGGGGAAAAAACAGAGCATGCGCATCCCGTTCCACCAGCGTATAGGGATCCCCGCGCAAAATGCCCAACTCCACCAGCCCAGCCGCGATGACCGTAGCGGCCAGCAGGTGTAGATCCCGGTACTCCACTCCCGATGCTGCTTTGGCAATGCAGGCATCATGGGCCTGTCGCACCACTTCGTAGAGTTCCCGTTGTGTGGCGGAAAAGTGTCCCGAAACCGGCCAGGTGCGCGTGACATCCGCCGCCCACCCCAATGGACTTTCTGCCCCCACATCCGCCAACAGCAGATCCCCCGGTTGCAGCGCGTGATGATGGGCCTCGTTGTGTAAAACCTCGCCATGCACCGTCACAATGCTGCTGTAGGCAGGGCTCATCTGTTGAGCGCAGATCCGCTCCTCCATTGCTGCTCGCACTTCCGACTCGCGTTTGGCCTGAAGGCTAGCCGCCATCCCCGCTCTGTGGGCCTCCACCGTGACCGCCGCTGCCGCCCTCATTTCCTCCAGGGCAAAGGTATCCTGACAGAGGCGTAGCTGCACCACAGCTTGAGCCAGAGGTTCATCCTCAGGATGGAGATCGGGTGCGGGCGGGATCCTTCGGTTCAAACTGTGGGATTGCTGGATTCGGGTTGCCGCATCCTGTACGCCTAGGGTGAGGGCTTCACCAGAGAAAGATCCCAGTTCAGCCAGGGGATAAGCAGCATCAGCTCCCATTTGGGCTGCTAGCTCCTCTCGCGTCGGGCTCGGCCCATGCCACAGAGCAGCAGCGGGGGAGGGATCCTCAACGAACAGCTCCAACCGACCCGCCTGCAGGCGAATCACCGCATGTTCAATCGGGATCCCGGCAAAGTAGAGAAAGTGGCTGCTGGCTCGGTAGGGATAGCCATTGTGGGGGAAATTACGCGGGCTACGCCCCCCTGCCCAAAGCAACACCGGAGCAGGGAGCAGCTCCCCTAGCCGTTGCCGCCTGTGCTTCAGGATTCCTCGCTGTTCCTGAGTCAGTGCTAGATGTGCAACCATCCTCAGCGTTGCCCCCTACCCCAGATGAGCCAGATTGAATCGATATTGGGTTGATCCTGAACTCCTACGGGTTACCTTCTTCCGGCTGAGCAGGGGCTACAGAAGTTGGTGGATGTCCCAGGGCTTGTTCTAGGGCTAAGCGCTCCTCCATCACCCGCAGAAAGTAGCCGCCCATCATCGCGCCAGAGAGCATTTTGGCCAAGCTCTCCCGATTGGTGACCACTTGAACCCCAAAGTGTTCTGGAGGCAACCCCCCCACGAGGCTGCGGATGTTGTGGCCCAAGATCTCCAACACTTCAGGAGAAGAGTTGCGAGCGATATCTTGAAAGATGTCGGGATCCTGGGTTTGCAGATATTGCCAGAGCTGATTATCGGGGCTAGGAGACTGCACTGCCTCAAAACCAGGGATGAAGTTAATTGGGCTCGACATGGAGTAAACAAGCTCCACAGATACAGCAGATGCAACCAAATCAGAATCTGTCGGGCTGATCCCGCAGGGTGTTACAGTTCTGAAATTTTGGTTAAGTTAAAACTAACACCCAATCCTCACCCGCTTCGGTACGGGATCCCACCCCTCTGAAGAGGCAAATGCCGCACTTTAAAGGATCCCAAAAAAGATCCCAAGGTCAACCCAATGTCGAATGTCCAGAGTATTGCGGACGGTAGATCCTCGTGCTCCCCGAGCCGTCTGGGTATGTGAACTCCTAGCAGCTGACCCCCAGCCTCAAGTCGGGGATCCCTTTGGAGTGGGCACAGCGACTTCAGCTGCAGGCGTTGGGATTGGTTCTAGATCTACTGTTTCGGCTGTTTCGGCAGGAGGCAACTCAAGGGGCGGTGCAGGCTGGGGCAAAAAATCGATGATTTCCCACATTTTGGAGTCTGGGGTGGAATAGGCCAATAGCCAGCGCTCCGGCAGGGTTTCCGGGCCTTGGGTTTGTTCTTTTTGGTGGGCAAGGGTGAGCTGAAAGGGATCCCCTTTGCGGCGATAAGGACGACGGGATCCCGGCAGCTTCACAGAGAGGGAATAGGTACCGCTGAGGTGATGGCCCTCCACTGTTTCTCCGGAGGCCAATAGAAACGGCTCGCGGCGATCCCGGCGGATCTTCACATCCTGCAATTCCAACCGGGTCAGCAACTGTTCACTC contains:
- a CDS encoding DUF760 domain-containing protein encodes the protein MSSPINFIPGFEAVQSPSPDNQLWQYLQTQDPDIFQDIARNSSPEVLEILGHNIRSLVGGLPPEHFGVQVVTNRESLAKMLSGAMMGGYFLRVMEERLALEQALGHPPTSVAPAQPEEGNP
- a CDS encoding glycerate kinase family protein, which codes for MGSGLGTVPQRILVCPDSFKGSLTATAAAESISRGIRQVLPAAEVEQIPLADGGEGTLEALLMALGGEKKGLWVTGPLGDPVWVEYGVLASGQLALLELAQVAGLTLVPPEKRDPTRTTTYGLGELLRAVCQEPIPEIWVGLGGSATVDGGAGMAQALGYRLLDAAGELIGLGGGELTRLEHIEPPAHRIWQGKRIRGLCDVQNPLTGPLGAAVVFGPQKGATPLQVQQLDQALGHWATRVERDLGRTVDRIPGAAAAGGAGAGLVAFLGATLESGIRLLLQQSSLQEHIQHCDLIVTGEGRLDEQSSMGKVVWGVLEQAVLAQKPLLILCGQATSAARAGLATYPIPTHIGVICDGSLGLAEQKRIPDGAEVLRRASLYLEQLTTQKFQELLQPGGESTEV
- a CDS encoding aminopeptidase P family protein, whose protein sequence is MVAHLALTQEQRGILKHRRQRLGELLPAPVLLWAGGRSPRNFPHNGYPYRASSHFLYFAGIPIEHAVIRLQAGRLELFVEDPSPAAALWHGPSPTREELAAQMGADAAYPLAELGSFSGEALTLGVQDAATRIQQSHSLNRRIPPAPDLHPEDEPLAQAVVQLRLCQDTFALEEMRAAAAVTVEAHRAGMAASLQAKRESEVRAAMEERICAQQMSPAYSSIVTVHGEVLHNEAHHHALQPGDLLLADVGAESPLGWAADVTRTWPVSGHFSATQRELYEVVRQAHDACIAKAASGVEYRDLHLLAATVIAAGLVELGILRGDPYTLVERDAHALFFPHGVGHLLGLDVHDMEDLGDRAGYAPGRQRSERFGLGYLRLDRPLQAGMVVTIEPGFYQVPALLEDPVRRQRYDDCVNWERLAQFADVRGIRLEDDVLITPTGCEVLTAALPSHPEAIETWVLG
- the psb28 gene encoding photosystem II reaction center protein Psb28, with translation MASIEFSPGIQEVPTNVRVLKSKTSSRGAAIFRFEDVNSDTQNILGMTMIDEEGELTTRDIKAKFLNGEFKALEVTYEMSNEAEWERFLRFMERFSASNEMGMA